The Podospora bellae-mahoneyi strain CBS 112042 chromosome 7, whole genome shotgun sequence genome includes a window with the following:
- a CDS encoding hypothetical protein (EggNog:ENOG503NVBH; BUSCO:EOG09263A3Y; COG:S) yields the protein MAESRRGHPNLSVRLPQPGASIALPDLPPVSALFLIDFDVKAGYTIVWKRAVPGLELEGAVEYKSLPSGLHTVTDDLIYFVHDASHAGLSAFINTPTDEEETRHARMIAVGVLVPLSYGRLGRAWRHAEGLKEMASKLVQDCKQTQILEGYWERNGARETSAPQPLKDEPLASPALSFRAVRPPLGRGHTRNRSASDGTALIPPGHRLSPYHPAWSLTSLLDTFGPLIFPVHRAALLRKRILISCHAPVHEVCNFVYAISVLSNIPLSVCDVIDPSAPVQRLRPLFTIGVHDISYLMEHQAAMKKRPNQDDQHSDPSEDSTSGWVACTTDSILAMKGDLWDMLITLPPVYSSNAKERAWPTIECPKGVPVKATQRDLRRFRTLRAGLAHLAAAAEASHSGSQPQPEVQTPDEAPTPSTPAIRLSKPAATSSSYSRPGTSSGSRPRQAMIISDEDADQIVEPTTWAALAYNGFMWWASAGEKRHSDEIDEQSHDASLLADLGPPMSPSMTAVPQRRPSFGTAVSGTMIDSLSSLTARKPGEDAEEDDEKAGVELAIIAYFHRLTTGILRVLAEIVDSGDDDDLMSLDLDYGETPGGGGGGREGEGEDESGRLLGGESDDYQEEGYEGRGGGWVRVDSDALAQMGLDVWSLGDAEFVREVVGRYFEGKRAAVVTKGVEVCGVKVC from the exons ATGGCCGAATCCCGTCGCGGACACCCGAACCTATCCGTACGGCTGCCGCAGCCCGGCGCCTCGATCGCTCTACCCGATCTCCCTCCCGTCTCTGCTCTTTTTTTGATCGATTTCGACGTCAAGGCCGGCTACACCATCGTCTGGAAACGGGCCGTTCCCGGTCTCGAGCTCGAGGGCGCTGTCGAGTACAAGAGCTTGCCGTCGGGCTTGCACACCGTCACCGACGACCTCATCTACTTTGTCCACGATGCCAGCCACGCCGGGCTCAGCGCGTTTATCAACACTCCcaccgatgaggaggaaacACGTCATGCGCGCATGATTGCTGTGGGTGTCTTGGTGCCGCTAAGCTATGGCCGTCTGGGGAGGGCATGGCGCCATGCcgaggggttgaaggagatggcCAGCAAGCTGGTTCAGGATTGCAAGCAGACGCAAATACTGGAGGGGTACTGGGAGAGAAACGGCGCGCGCGAGACGTCGGCGCCGCAGCCATTGAAGGATGAACCTCTGGCCTCCCCCGCGCTTAGCTTTAGGGCTGTCCGTCCGCCGCTGGGGAGAGGCCATACTAGGAATAGGTCTGCTTCGGATGGCACCGCCCTGATACCTCCCGGACACAGGCTGTCGCCTTATCATCCGGCGTGGAGTTTGACGTCGTTGCTGGATACGTTTGGGCCGCTGATCTTTCCGGTTCATCGCGCCGCCCTGTTGCGCAAGCGCATCTTGATTTCTTGCCATGCACCGGTGCATGAAGTTTGCAATTTTG TGTATGCTATTTCTGTCTTGTCCAATATTCCCCTGTCCGTCTGCGACGTGATAGACCCATCAGCACCTGTACAGCGTTTACGACCTCTTTTTACCATCGGTGTGCATGATATCTCATATCTTATGGAACACCAGGCCGCTATGAAAAAGCGCCCTAATCAAGACGATCAACATTCTGATCCCTCCGAGGACTCTACCTCGGGCTGGGTAGCCTGCACCACAGACAGCATTCTCGCTATGAAGGGGGATCTCTGGGACATGCTGATCACCCTGCCCCCAGTCTACTCGAGCAACGCCAAGGAAAGGGCATGGCCAACAATCGAATGCCCCAAGGGCGTCCCGGTAAAGGCCACCCAGCGCGACCTCCGCCGTTTCCGCACTCTCCGAGCAGGCCTGGCGCACCTCGCCGCTGCAGCAGAAGCCTCTCACTCTGGgtcacaaccccaaccagAGGTGCAAACCCCAGACGaagcacccaccccctccacgcCAGCCATCCGCCTATCCAAACCCGCAgctacctcctcctcctactcGAGACCAGGGACATCAAGTGGCAGCCGCCCCCGCCAAGCAATGATCATATCCGACGAAGACGCCGACCAAATCGTCGAACCAACCACCTGGGCTGCGTTGGCCTACAACGGCTTCATGTGGTGGGCTTCGGCCGGTGAAAAAAGACACTCTGATGAAATCGATGAGCAAAGCCACGACGCCAGTCTGCTTGCTGATTTGGGGCCGCCCATGTCGCCTTCCATGACTGCCGTGCCGCAACGGAGGCCGAGTTTTGGGACGGCGGTTTCGGGGACAATGATTGATAGTTTGTCGTCCTTGACAGCAAGAAAACCGGGGGAGGacgcggaggaggatgatgagaaggcgGGGGTAGAGCTGGCGATTATTGCGTATTTCCACAGGTTGACGAcggggattttgagggtgttggccgAGATTGTGGActcgggggatgatgatgatttgatgAGTCTGGATTTGGATTATGGGGAGACacctgggggtgggggtggcggaagggaaggggagggggaggatgaaagTGGACGGTTGCTTGGGGGTGAGAGTGATGATTATCAGGAAGAGGGGTatgaagggaggggaggggggtgggtgagggtggatAGCGATGCGCTTGCGCagatggggttggatgtGTGGAGTCTGGGTGATGCTGAGTTTGtcagggaggtggtggggaggtattttgaggggaagagggcggcggtggtgacgaagggggtggaggtttgTGGGGTTAAGGTTTGTTGA
- a CDS encoding hypothetical protein (EggNog:ENOG503P5QV): MTAAQVLLGVMPTVLAVRGPSTEEMSMLANVARRPLLALMLAAGSPSVYFSRAFEYHDPAQILHDHPSANIATLNWELGVKATCTPWTNRTFGPTIWALLGLVVYIFGTIGLRLRVCGWRGPKKEVLEAVKRKEEAAKRKEESAFHIRERLAPAGAWISSIPRRLLGLLKTEPIPSALEDYDVRILTFQESNLFLVAAWVGSMATVLHIIFGTLIFSSTIFVGVEDALSIVGRYMASVSICRIILMYELAGLRESVESILLLPRRDTKVEVSTQTTTLSHDFGDDQMIKRQVRATVVSSQV; this comes from the exons ATGACAGCAGCCCAGGTTCTCCTCGGCGTCATGCCCACCGTCCTCGCCGTGAGGGGTCCTTCGACCGAGGAAATGAGCATGCTCGCGAATGTAGCACGGCGACCTCTCCTCGCACTCATGCTTGCCGCCGGATCGCCCAGCGTGTACTTCAGCCGGGCCTTTGAATACCATGATCCCGCCCAGATCCTCCACGACCACCCGAGCG CCAACATTGCTACTCTCAACTGGGAGCTCGGCGTCAAGGCCACATGCACCCCGTGGACGAATCGCACCTTCGGGCCAACGATATGGGCACTGCTAGGCCTGGTCGTATACATTTTCGGCACCATAGGTCTGCGGCTCCGCGTCTGCGGCTGGCGAGGTCCAAAGAAAGAGGTTCTAGAGGCAGTCAAGAGAAAGGAAGAGGCAGCCAAGAGAAAGGAAGAGTCGGCCTTTCATATTCGAGAGAGGCTCGCGCCGGCAGGCGCATGGATTTCAAGCATTCCCAGGCGCTTGCTCGGCCTTCTCAAGACAGAGCCCATACCGAGTGCCTTGGAAGACTATGACGTGCGGATCCTCACCTTCCAAGAGAGCAACCTCTTTTTGGTCGCGGCCTGGGTTGGATCCATGGCCACCGTCCTTCATATCATCTTCGGGACCCTGATCTTTTCAAGCACCATCTTCGTGGGCGTGGAGGATGCGCTATCCATCGTGGGACGGTACATGGCTAGTGTTTCCATCTGTCGAATTATCCTCATGTATGAGCTGGCTGGACTTCGAGAGTCGGTTGAATccatcctccttctgccCAGACGGGACACAAAGGTGGAGGTGtcaacacaaacaacaacccttTCCCATGATTTCGGCGATGACCAGATGATCAAACGGCAGGTACGCGCAACGGTGGTGTCGTCGCAGGTTTAG
- the SLC1 gene encoding 1-acylglycerol-3-phosphate O-acyltransferase (EggNog:ENOG503NX4B; COG:I): MAAIITYTGYFFAYYAALIMFFHLLGLVSSKAAFVARSLAMYISILIASAYGLGAAVFLSLIGKRGLSQWAVGRCFKLCMLLGTGLKFDIEDPKNHLGTVRPAVFIGPHQTEVDLLMLGTMFPQYCSVTAKTQLKKIPFLGWFMTLSGAVFIDRKNSKDARQAMQGAGEQITKRKQSVYMFPEGTRSYTKEPTMLPFKKGAFHLAVQAQVPIVPVVVANYSHVYSLKDMVFKSGSVPCKVLDPIPTAGLTTADVDELARETREVMLREMIALTEKARGKTVPLTVPAKQQNGVVKVSGTDMRVAA; the protein is encoded by the exons ATGGCGGCAATTATAACATACACCGGCTACTTCTTCGCCTACTACGCCGCCCTCATCATgttcttccacctcctcggcctaGTCAGCTCCAAAGCCGCGTTCGTGGCGCGCTCGCTGGCCATGTACATCTCGATCCTCATCGCCTCAGCATACGGACTCGGCGCTGCtgtctttctctctttgATTGGCAAGCGCGGTCTCTCACAATGGGCGGTTGGGCGGTGCTTCAAGCTGTGCATGTTGCTCGGCACAGGCCTCAAGTTTGACATTGAAGACCCAAAGAACCACCTCGGCACCGTCCGTCCCGCCGTTTTCATCGGCCCCCACCAGACCGAAGTCGACCTCTTGATGCTGGGCACCATGTTCCCACAGTACTGCAGCGTCACGGCCAAGACTCAGCTCAAGAAGATCCCATTCTTGGGCTGGTTCATGACCCTGAGCGGCGCCGTCTTCATCGACCGCAAAAACTCCAAGGATGCGCGACAGGCGATGCAGGGAGCTGGCGAGCAGATAACCAAGAGGAAGCAGAGCGTGTACATGTTCCCCGAGGGGACCCGGAGCTACACCAAGGAGCCCACCATGCTCCCCTTCAAGAAGGGCGCCTTCCACTTGGCTGTCCAGGCGCAGGTGCCTATTGTTCCAGTGGTTGTGGCCAACTACAGCCATGTGTATTCCCTCAAGGACATGGTTTTCAAGTCGGGGAGCGTGCCGTGTAAGG TCCTCGATCCCATCCCCACAGCCGGTCTCACCACAGCCGATGTCGACGAACTCGCCCGCGAAACCCGTGAGGTCATGCTCAGGGAGATGATTGCCCTGACGGAAAAGGCCCGCGGGAAGACGGTTCCTCTGACGGTCCCCGCCAAGCAACAAAACGGCGTCGTCAAGGTCAGCGGGACAGACATGCGCGTTGCTGCGTAa